A genomic region of Danio aesculapii chromosome 21, fDanAes4.1, whole genome shotgun sequence contains the following coding sequences:
- the LOC130214965 gene encoding olfactory receptor 5K1-like — protein MDNMTIFETYTLMEPLNAKSYRYIYFMCFFFLYTLILFVNILLIVVIVLERALHEPMYIFLCNLCVNDIYGSLGFYPKFLHDLILNSYVIPSYMCAIQAFIVYSYVMCECSTLAVMAYDRHVAICLPLDYHTKMNRFSCSILLVLCWIIPFLSMFIAVFLSNRLVLCRNHIDKLYCDNWSIVKLSCGSTVINNIYGFIFISLYSVLVIVIIVSYLKLIIACKASLECRRKFLQTCVPHVISLINLTVATLFDNFSNRFGSDDVPANLRFFLALEMVVVPPLVNPVIYGLKFTEVRKRIFKNRVKVTKQ, from the coding sequence ATGGATAATATGACGATTTTTGAAACATACACTCTGATGGAACCTTTAAATGCTAAATCATACAGGTATATTTATTTCATGTGCTTTTTTTTCCTTTACACTCTGATACTCTTTGTGAACATTTTGCTCATTGTTGTTATTGTCTTAGAAAGAGCACTTCATGAACCAATGTACATTTTCCTGTGTAATCTGTGTGTAAATGACATTTATGGATCTTTAGGATTTTACCCTAAATTCTTGCATGATTTAATATTGAATTCATATGTTATTCCTTCTTACATGTGTGCTATTCAGGCTTTTATTGTTTATAGTTATGTAATGTGTGAATGTTCTACATTGGCAGTGATGGCATATGACAGACATGTGGCCATTTGTCTACCTTTAGACTATCATACAAAGATGAACAGATTTTCATGCAGCATATTACTTGTCCTATGTTGGATCATACCATTTCTCAGTATGTTTATTGCTGTCTTCTTATCAAATAGATTGGTACTTTGTAGAAATCATATTGACAAGTTATATTGTGACAACTGGTCAATTGTGAAACTCTCATGTGGATCAACTGTCATCAAtaatatttatggatttatttttatttctttatattctgtactTGTGATTGTGATTATTGTATCTTATCTAAAACTCATCATTGCCTGTAAAGCATCTTTAGAGTGCAGAAGGAAATTTTTGCAGACATGTGTTCCTCATGTCATTTCATTGATAAATCTCACTGTAGCAACACTTTTTGATAACTTTAGTAACAGATTTGGATCAGATGATGTCCCTGCCAACCTACGATTTTTTTTAGCTTTAGAGATGGTTGTAGTGCCACCTCTTGTGAATCCTGTAATCTATGGCTTAAAATTTACAGAAGTTCGCAAAAGAATATTTAAGAACCGTGTGAAAGTTACAAAGCAATGA